The genomic window TCGGCCGCGAGGCGTACCACAACCCTTACCTGCTGGCCCAGGTGGACGCCGCGCTGTATGGCTCGCAGGCGCCCGCCATCACCCGCGCCGAAGCCCTGGCGCGGATGCGCCCGTACATCGAGCGGCACATCGCCGAGGGCGGCGCGATGCACCATGTGACCCGCCACGTGCTCGGCCTGGCTCAGGGATTCCCGGGGGCGCGACGCTTCCGCCAGTTGCTCTCGGTGGACGTTCACAAGACCCAGGATTCCCTGGGGCTGCTCGATCAAGCGGGAGAACTTCTCGCCGGTCATTGAGTCCCGTTGAGTGGCGCATCGGCCTCGGGTAAGGTCGATGCACTTTCCACGGAAGACGCGCCATGACCTCCAAGCTCGAGCAACTCAAGCAGTACACCACGGTTGTCGCCGATACCGGCGATTTCGACGCCATTGCCCGCCTGAAGCCGGTGGATGCCACCACCAACCCGTCGCTGTTGCTGAAGGCCGCCGCCCTGCCCCGCTATACCGAGCACCTGGCTCGCGCCACCGAAGGCGCGCAGGGTGATGCGGGCCTGGCGTGCGACCGTTTCGCCGTCGCCGTGGGCAAGGACATCCTGGGCGTCATTCCGGGGCGCATTTCCACCGAAGTGGATGCCCGCCTTTCCTTCGACACCCAAGCCACCCTGCAACGCGCCCACCGCCTGATCGAGCTGTACGACCAGCAGGGCATCGGCCGCGACCGCGTGCTGATCAAGATCGCCTCCACCTGGGAAGGCATCCGCGCCGCCGAGCAACTGGAGCGCGAAGGCATCCAGACCAACCTGACCCTGCTGTTCTCCTTCGCCCAGGCCGCGGCCTGCGCGGACGCTGGCGTATTCCTGATCTCGCCCTTCGTCGGGCGCATCTACGACTGGTACAAGAAGGCCAACAACCGCGACTACGTGGGCGCGGAAGATCCCGGCGTGCAGTCCGTCTCGCGGATCTACCGCTACTACAAGGCCAACGGCTACGAAACCGTGGTGATGGGCGCCAGCTTCCGCAACCTGGGCCAGATCGAGCAGCTGGCCGGCTGCGACCGCCTGACCATCAGTCCGGACCTGCTGCAACAGCTGGCTGACGCCGACGGCGAACTGCCGCGCGTGCTGCAGCCCGGTGGCGGCGAAGCGCGTC from Pseudomonas sp. GCEP-101 includes these protein-coding regions:
- the tal gene encoding transaldolase gives rise to the protein MTSKLEQLKQYTTVVADTGDFDAIARLKPVDATTNPSLLLKAAALPRYTEHLARATEGAQGDAGLACDRFAVAVGKDILGVIPGRISTEVDARLSFDTQATLQRAHRLIELYDQQGIGRDRVLIKIASTWEGIRAAEQLEREGIQTNLTLLFSFAQAAACADAGVFLISPFVGRIYDWYKKANNRDYVGAEDPGVQSVSRIYRYYKANGYETVVMGASFRNLGQIEQLAGCDRLTISPDLLQQLADADGELPRVLQPGGGEARQVLDESAFRWQMNEDAMGTEKLAEGIRLFARDQEKLEALLASR